From the Periophthalmus magnuspinnatus isolate fPerMag1 chromosome 1, fPerMag1.2.pri, whole genome shotgun sequence genome, one window contains:
- the polq gene encoding DNA polymerase theta: MGGGTRPQFGESTLALDEELLQVLDAADAMKPSTAVHTDNVVSIIPLRGHSTISKNQNMGLRSNTISKMCAAQPDTHVSTKGANISRSVCSNAVNRQKPDWRDDCKDLAQRLLFNEDGEESPQSTSSCTVADKEQPVQTLDINTITQNKSPRRHHLPQSADKGKNGEHLNAFSNYILFSPTQLAEARKRAKQQQSLQNQSASVLTVPTGLDATTLNNTSIQPGTVMCAPEEQAEKLFLSSWGLPKPVLDRYHKLGVTHMFEWQAQCLAVGRVLHGGNLVYSAPTSAGKTLVSELLMLKRVLETKRKALFILPFVSVAKEKMHYLQNVFEEAGVRVEGYMGSTSAAGGFSSLDVAVCTIEKANSLINRLIEENNMGLLGMVVVDELHMVGDSGRGYLLELLLTKIQYLSLKQNITGSHSGSVQIVGMSATLPNLSLLAKWLGADLYQTDYRPVPLEEHLKIGSNIYNKSLSVIRQFTPALSIKGDDDHIVSLCYETVSEGHSVLLFCPSKNWCEKLADGIAREFYNLQHKKTHCERDSQPVTLNLEGLEEVVAQLKRTPAGLDPILQRTVPWGVGFHHAGLTFDERDVLEGAFRQSIVRVLCATSTLSSGVNLPARRVIIRTPTFNGRILDPLTYKQMAGRAGRKGVDTTGESVLVCKEAERQKGITLLRGDLQPIRSCLVKREGEGVTTSMLRAILEIVVGGVASKPQDVRLYASCSLLAASLKCEGRPTNEETNTGAIEACVEWLMDNEFISIQKEEEERYCPTQLGAATLSSSLSPPEALKIFADLQRAMKGFVLENDLHILYLITPLYAEWTTIDWYQFFCLWEQLSSSMKRVAELVGIQEGFLARSVSGKLVAKTEKQHRQMAIHKRFFTTLVLHDLVNEVPLGTVASKYNCNRGQLQSLQQSASTYAGMVTVFCKRLGWYNLELLLSQYQTRLSFGVQRELVDLVRVSLLNATRARALYAQGLCTVAELARATVENVEKALRNAVPFKSSRRAVDESEFEAAERRSLRCVWVTGGRALTEQEAAVEIISEAQILLQEDLAQLGIQWDPSICPPIIPENQKDSMDSSDSSSESLIGSCEIDVKNVTEQPNEGGVDKNTKTQAEDDNGNPIAIEETKKENVDEIKTEIHATLKTQPVPERSLTQELSDIVSSPSIQAVPKVIQPSPSSPMPPPRFRPLGFRSEQRDFDGTSTSDGSRVNGQSPPRPGRLQHSMVLSKVLNSIQTKDTSLKQLNVAESCMIPSAPPDTKQENTNEERQNESPGSVPLFSPEAKRRRLASEDKFSSPELYASKEEVKSGNESFGDSFELDTQTERIMAQQNHQYRTENDKEESKTVEGDEVEEDSDEVEKGQNEARTATDKEVAVFASSLTDSQMELILDTSNQIYPANNVAHNQIKGGLVEEMNLGRDSSTSDSPNRSSSFIFDSLYDSSLLACLSPNNGENQSDDEKAETAEQGCPLPSTQDRRRSQVLANQEAERQEAVQWGESSFSLSEWGDSLLVGEHFLERQSQLRQKEKTKAPNADKPSDLPQNTTEQEDKNPQSTKGNEEKLGHVVTRQNNMEVKYLSEQNNMEVDALPQQCLQQESENIFFCSPGVQEIFDRWPSMTEQTEQKTSTGTHTVYNSKRTSQNAAVTSKVVTDKKDNAVDLVPPTQPTAPVTPRVKLTTSSVHSPLTTQPLNQSTPTNLLPVKTRVSKCPTSHAKAIRKPVTVINHQQKTKSVPESAPTSNADPQSDAALSSVQSKSPSDLENCEIDEGFSLQLSQDASPTSSNPGTFSIIDVASDKRLFDTFISEWKTKGRYSLSLACEKRPHQLEQLETGIGARHKRGKGTAAPHKSSLENGFPIRNSEGHVLMGLSVCWGAKDAFYISFQREQGQGLSSSLAPPALDEALTVTERLKQVKLCLETISDTSRRSTAIVYDVIEVYKTLVLSCGVSLEMNCEDPKVACWLLDPGSEERILHNMVTVYCPEELPLLEGLGSAHTYCPRVRAATESVLLYALMNHLTGLLEKGGILDFFTRVEMPSQLCLALLELNGVGFSVEECERQKHVMQAKLTALESQAYSLAGHSFSLTSIDDIAQVLYFELHLPPNGDIGASKSKKTLGYTRRGGKVRLGKQFSTTKDVLEKLRPLHPLPGIILEWRRITNALTKVVFPLQREKRHHSGLAMDRIYPTAQTHTATGRVSFTEPNIQNVPKDFEIHMPTVVGESPPSQEKCHLITKPGKKRRSVVASAAAGSADKGPAFSVSMRHAFVPFSGGMILAADYSQLELRVLAHLSKDHRLIQVLNGGADVFRCIAAEWKSVDPESVNDNLRQQAKQICYGIIYGMGAKSLGEQMGVEEDDAAFYIESFKSRYKGINAFLKETVKNCVKNGYVQTLMGRRRYLPGITNANVHVKSHAERQAVNTTVQGSAADIVKLATVNIEKQLRKTYPTAPLSHQHVPSEKTQRRITTSQRRGAYFVLQLHDELIYETSEENLIQVAHTVKKEMECAVKLYVKLKAKVKVGPSWGNLQDLDI; encoded by the exons ATG GGGGGAGGAACTCGACCTCAGTTTGGAGAATCCACCTTAGCTCTTGATGAAGAGCTATTGCAGGTGCTTGATGCTGCTGatgcaatgaaaccttcaactGCTGTGCACACTGACAATGTAGTTTCTATTATACCATTGAGAGGCCATTCAACAATTTCAAAGAATCAAAATATGGGTTTAAGAAGTAATACCATTAGCAAGATGTGTGCTGCTCAACCAGATACACATGTATCCACAAAAGGTGCCAACATCTCAAGGAGTGTGTGCAGTAATGCTGTTAATCGCCAGAAGCCTGACTGGAGAGATGACTGCAAAGACCTTGCCCAGCGTCTGCTTTTTAATGAAGATGGAGAGGAATCTCCCCAGTCTACCTCAAGTTGCACTGTGGCAGATAAAGAACAACCTGTGCAAACACTAGATATTAATACTAT TACACAGAATAAATCTCCCAGAAGACATCACTTACCTCAGAGTGCAGATAAAGGCAAAAACGGAGAACACCTGAATGCTTTCAGCAACTACATATTGTTTAGTCCTACACAATTGGCGGAGGCTAGAaaacgggccaaacagcagcagTCATTACAGAATCAGTCTGCATCAGTGCTGACAGTTCCCACTGGATTAGATGCCACCACTCTTAATAACACTTCAATCCAACCAG GCACTGTTATGTGTGCCCCTGAAGAGCAGGCCGAGAAgctgtttttgtccagttggggTTTACCTAAACCTGTTTTGGATCGTTACCACAAACTTGGAGTCACTCACATGTTTGAATGGCAGGCTCAGTGTCTAGCAGTTGGCCGTGTTCTGCATGGAGGAAACCTAGTTTACTCTG CTCCTACTAGTGCTGGAAAAACACTAGTGTCAGAACTACTCATGTTAAAGCGAGTACTTGAGACAAAAAGAAAAGccctttttattttgccatttgtcTCTGTGGCCAAAGAAAAGATGCATTACCTTCAG AATGTGTTTGAAGAAGCGGGTGTTCGTGTAGAGGGATACATGGGCAGCACGTCTGCTGCAGGCGGGTTTTCGTCTTTGGATGTTGCTGTTTGTACAATAGAAAAGGCGAATTCTCTCATCAACAGACTTATTGAAGAAAATAATATGGGGTTATTGG gtATGGTGGTGGTTGATGAGTTGCACATGGTTGGTGATTCTGGAAGAGGGTATCTGCTAGAACTTCTCTTAACAAAAATCCAATACCTTtcattgaaacaaaacataacagg GTCACATTCTGGGAGTGTACAGATTGTTGGTATGAGTGCTACTTTACCGAACCTATCCCTTTTGGCCAAATGGCTTGGAGCTGATCTTTATCAAACTGACTATCGGCCTGTGCCACTAGAGGAACATCTAAAGATTGGAAGCAATATTTACAACAAGAGTCTTTCTGTGATTCGACAGTTTACACCTGCACTGAGTATTAAA GGCGATGATGACCATATTGTAAGCCTCTGTTACGAGACTGTGAGTGAGGGCCATTCTGTGCTGCTTTTCTGCCCTTCAAAGAATTGGTGCGAGAAACTTGCAGATGGCATTGCGAGGGAATTTTATAATCTTCAACATAAAA AAACTCATTGTGAAAGAGATTCTCAGCCTGTGACCCTGAATCTAGAGGGCCTGGAGGAAGTAGTTGCACAGCTAAAACGAACTCCCGCTGGCTTGGACCCTATACTCCAGCGCACTGTCCCTTGGGGAGTTGGCTTCCACCATGCGG GTCTCACATTTGATGAGCGAGATGTTTTAGAAGGAGCATTTCGTCAAAGTATAGTGAGGGTCCTGTGTGCTACTTCTACACTCTCTTCAGGGGTAAATCTGCCTGCCAGAAGAGTCATCATTCGGACCCCTACGTTCAATGGACGCATATTGGACCCTCTCACATATAAGCAGATGGCAGGGCGAGCTGGGAGGAAAGGGGTGGACACTACAG GCGAGAGTGTATTGGTATGTAAAGAAGCAGAGCGACAGAAAGGCATAACACTTCTCAGAGGTGATCTTCAACCAATCCGCAGCTGCCTAgtcaagagggagggagagggcgTCACCACCAGTATGCTGCGGGCCATCCTCGAG ATAGTTGTTGGAGGTGTTGCCAGTAAACCACAGGATGTCCGCTTGTATGCCTCATGTTCGCTTCTGGCTGCTAGCTTGAAATGTGAGGGGAGACCGACAAATGAAGAGACCAATACGGGGGCAATTGAGGCCTGCGTTGAATGGCTCATGGACAATGAATTCATAAGTATCCAAAAAGAAGAAG AGGAGCGGTACTGTCCGACTCAACTTGGTGCTGCCACCCTATCTTCATCTCTCTCACCTCCAGAGGCTTTGAAAATATTTGCAGATCTCCAACGGGCTATGAAAGGCTTTGTTCTGGAAAACGACttgcatattttgtatttg ATTACTCCGCTGTATGCAGAATGGACTACCATAGACTGGTAtcagtttttctgtttgtgggaACAACTGTCTTCTTCAATGAAAAGAGTTGCTGAGTTAGTTGGCATCCAGGAAGGCTTTCTTGCACGATCTGTCAGCGGAAAGCTCGTTGCCAAGACAGAGAAGCAGCACAGGCAGATGGCTATACATAAACG GTTTTTCACCACTCTTGTACTTCATGATCTTGTGAATGAGGTTCCTCTGGGAACAGTGGCATCTAAATACAATTGCAATCGTGGACAGTTACAGTCTCTACAACAGTCTGCTTCTACATACGCAG GTATGGTGACAGTTTTCTGCAAGCGTTTGGGTTGGTACAATTTGGAGTTGCTGCTGTCCCAGTACCAGACCAGACTGAGCTTTGGTGTCCAAAGGGAGCTGGTCGACTTGGTCCGGGTTTCACTATTAAATGCAACTAGAGCCAGAGCTCTTTATGCTCAAGGTCTCTGTACTGTTGCTGAGCTGGCCAGAGCCACTGTAGAGAATGTGGAGAAAGCACTGAGGAATGCTGTTCCATTTAAGAG CTCTAGACGTGCAGTGGACGAGAGTGAGTTTgaggcagcagagaggagaagtcTGCGGTGTGTCTGGGTGACCGGTGGACGGGCCTTGACTGAACAGGAAGCTGCAGTAGAGATCATCTCTGAGGCACAGATTCTTCTTCAGGAAGACCTGGCACAGTTAGGAATTCAATGGGACCCTTCAATATGTCCTCCTATAATCCCTGAAAACCAAAAGGACAGCATGGACTCCTCTGATAGTTCCTCTGAATCACTAATTGGCTCATGTGAAATAGATGTAAAGAACGTCACCGAACAACCTAATGAGGGCGGGgttgataaaaatacaaaaacacaagcGGAGGATGACAATGGAAACCCAATTGCaatagaagaaacaaaaaaagaaaatgtagatGAAATCAAAACTGAAATTCACGCCACATTAAAGACACAACCCGTACCTGAAAGGAGCCTGACACAAGAATTATCAGACATCGTATCAAGCCCATCAATTCAAGCTGTGCCCAAAGTCATTCAGCCATCACCATCTTCACCTATGCCCCCACCCCGTTTCAGACCGCTGGGATTCAGATCTGAACAAAGGGATTTTGATGGGACATCCACAAGTGATGGATCCAGAGTTAATGGACAGTCACCTCCTCGGCCAGGCAGACTTCAGCACTCTATGGTTCTAAGTAAAGTCCTCAACTCCATACAAACAAAAGACACGTCACTCAAACAACTGAATGTGGCAGAGTCTTGTATGATTCCAAGTGCTCCTCCAGATACCAAGcaagaaaacacaaatgaagAAAGGCAAAATGAATCACCAGGATCAGTTCCTCTATTCTCCCCAGAGGCAAAAAGACGAAGATTAGCAAGTGAAGATAAGTTTTCATCCCCAGAGCTTTATGCAAGTAAAGAAGAGGTGAAAAGTGGCAATGAGAGTTTTGGGGACAGCTTTGAGTTGGACACTCAGACAGAAAGAATCATGGCACAGCAAAACCACCAATACAGAACTGAGAATGACAAAGAGGAGTCTAAAACGGTAGAAGGAGACGAGGTGGAAGAAGATTCAGATGAAGTTGAAAAGGGACAAAATGAAGCCAGAACTGCTACAGACAAAGAAGTAGCCGTATTTGCTTCTTCTCTCACAGATAGCCAGATGGAACTCATCCTTGACACCAGCAATCAG ATCTATCCAGCAAACAATGTGGCTCATAATCAAATTAAAGGAGGTTTAGTGGAAGAAATGAACTTGGGAAGAGACTCGTCCACATCAGACAGTCCTAACAGAAGCAGTAGTTTTATATTTGACAGTTTATATGATAGTTCACTTTTGGCGTGCTTGAGCCCAAACAATGGGGAAAACCAATCGGATGATGAGAAGGCAGAAACAGCTGAACAAGGGTGTCCACTACCATCAACACAGGACCGAAGGCGCAGTCAGGTCTTGGCGAATCAGGAAGCAGAGCGGCAAGAAGCTGTCCAATGGGGTGAATCGTCTTTCAGTCTTTCTGAATGGGGAGACTCTTTATTAGTTGGTGAGCACTTCCTGGAAAGGCAGAGTCAACTTCGTCAAAAGGAAAAGACTAAAGCGCCTAATGCTGACAAACCATCTGATTTGCCACAAAACACAACGGAACAGGAGGACAAAAATCCACAGAGTACCAAAGGAAACGAGGAAAAACTAGGACATGTGGTTACCAGACAAAACAACATGGAGGTTAAGTATCTgtcagaacaaaacaacatggaAGTAGATGCATTGCCTCAACAATGTCTCCAACAGGaatctgaaaatatttttttctgcagtcCTGGTGTCCAAGAGATCTTTGACCGTTGGCCTAGTATGACAGAACAGACTGAGCAGAAAACCTCAACAGGTACTCACACCGTGTACAACTCCAAAAGGACTTCTCAAAATGCTGCAGTTACATCCAAGGTCGTCACAGATAAGAAAGACAATGCTGTTGACCTGGTTCCTCCTACTCAACCAACAGCGCCAGTCACACCAAGAGTCAAACTGACCACTTCTTCTGTGCATTCGCCTCTTACTACTCAGCCACTCAATCAATCAACTCCCACAAATTTGCTACCGGTAAAAACAAGAGTCTCGAAATGTCCCACTTCTCACGCAAAGGCCATCAGAAAACCTGTAACGGTCATAAATcatcaacaaaaaactaaaagtgtCCCCGAGTCTGCTCCTACTTCAAATGCTGACCCCCAGAGCGATGCTGCGTTGTCCTCTGTGCAATCAAAGTCTCCCTCTGACTTGGAAAACTGTGAGATTGATGAAGGATTTAGTTTGCAGTTGTCCCAGGATGCTAGCCCCACTTCAAGTAACCCCGGGACATTCTCCATCATTGACGTTGCGAGTGACAAGCGTCTATTCGATACCTTTATAAGTGAATGGAAAACAAAAGGAAGATATTCTCTGAGTTTGGCTTGTGAGAAGAGGCCACACCAACTGGAGCAGCTTGAAACAGGGATAGGAGCAAGGCATAAGAGAGGTAAAg GAACAGCAGCTCCTCATAAATCCAGTCTGGAGAATGGTTTTCCAATCAGAAACAGTGAAGGACATGTGCTTATGGGGCTGTCGGTCTGTTGGGGGGCAAAAGATGCTTTCTACATATCATTTCAGAGAGAGCAGGGCCAAG GCCTCAGCTCCAGTTTGGCCCCTCCTGCACTGGATGAGGCGCTGACAGTCACTGAGAGACTGAAGCAAGTGAAGCTGTGTCTGGAAACGATATCAGATACATCGAGAAGAAGTACCGCAATTGTGTATGACGTCATTGAGGTGTACAAAACCCTCGTATTGAGTTGTGGCGTTAGCTTGGAGATGAACTGTGAAGACCCCAAG GTTGCATGCTGGCTGCTAGACCCAGGCAGTGAAGAACGAATTCTACACAATATGGTTACAGTCTATTGCCCCGAAGAGCTCCCTCTGCTTGAAGGACTTGGAAGTGCACATACGTACTGTCCCCGTGTCAGGGCAGCGACTGAGAGCGTCCTCCTTTATGCTCTCATGAACCACTTGACTGGGTTGCTAGAGAAAGGCGGCATACTAGACTTTTTCACAAGAGTTGAGATGCCATCCCAACTTTGTCTCGCTCTGTTGGAATTAAACGGAGTGGGTTTCAGTGTAGAAGAATGTGAGAGACAAAAACACGTCATGCAAGCCAAACTCACAGCTCTTGAGTCGCAGGCATACAGTCTGGCGGGGCATAGCTTCTCTTTAACGAGCATCGATGACATAGCACAG GTGTTGTATTTTGAACTCCATCTGCCTCCTAATGGCGACATTGGGGCCTCAAAATCCAAGAAGACTCTGGGTTACACCAGGAGAGGGGGCAAAGTGCGACTTGGGAAGCAGTTTAGCACCACCAAG gaTGTTTTGGAGAAACTGCGCCCCCTGCATCCTTTACCTGGTATAATCCTTGAGTGGAGAAGAATCACTAATGCTTTGACCAAAGTGGTGTTTCCACTTCAGAGAGAAAAGCGGCACCATTCTGGGCTGGCTATGGACAGGATTTACCCCAcagcacagacgcacacagccACAG GTAGAGTGAGTTTCACTGAGCCCAACATACAAAATGTTCCAAAAGATTTTGAGATCCACATGCCCACAGTTGTGGGTGAGAGTCCTCCTTCACAAGAGAAATGCCACTTAATCACCAAACCAGG gaaaaagagaCGCTCTGTTGTAGCTTCTGCAGCAGCCGGTAGTGCAGACAAAGGGCCTGCGTTCTCAGTCAGCATGAGACATGCTTTTGTGCCTTTTTCAG GTGGAATGATATTAGCAGCTGATTATTCCCAATTGGAGTTAAGAGTTTTGGCTCATCTTTCAAAGGATCACAGACTTATTCAG GTGCTTAATGGAGGAGCAGATGTGTTTCGCTGCATTGCAGCCGAATGGAAAAGTGTTGATCCTGAGAGTGTAAATGACAACTTGAGACAACAGGCAAAGCAG atttgcTATGGCATTATTTATGGAATGGGTGCAAAGTCTTTGGGGGAGCAGATGGGAGTGGAGGAGGATGACGCAGCATTCTACATTGAGAGCTTTAAATCAAGATACAAAG GGATTAATGCCTTTCTGAAGGAGACTGTGAAGAACTGTGTGAAGAATGGTTATGTTCAAACCCTGATGGGCCGTAGGAGGTACCTGCCTGGAATCACAAATGCAAATGTACACGTCAAATCACAT GCTGAGAGACAGGCGGTCAACACAACTGTTCAAGGTTCAGCTGCCGACATTGTCAAACTCGCCACCGTCAATATCGAGAAACAACTGAGGAAAACCTACCCTACGGCGCCTTTGTCCCACCAGCACGTCCCCTCAG AAAAAACACAACGCCGGATTACTACATCCCAAAGACGAGGTGCTTATTTTGTCCTACAGCTGCATGATGAACTTATTTATGAAACTTCAGAAGAAAACCTTATACAG GTTGCTCACACAGTCAAGAAAGAGATGGAGTGTGCAGTAAAACTATATGTAAAACTTAAGGCTAAAGTCAAAGTGGGACCAAGTTGGGGTAATTTACAAGATCTAGATATTTAA